Proteins from a genomic interval of Bradyrhizobium sp. CCBAU 53340:
- a CDS encoding GntR family transcriptional regulator yields MALDDFPPGTLPTEPVVPRVDRASPSVQKVTRAEELRLQLADEIVRGALAPGAPLDETDIARRFSVSRTPVREALRQLVASGLVEARPHRGAVVAQPSIERLKSMFEAMAELEALCAGLAAERMSAAERHGLEAIHEELRVLSYAGNPDRFHEVNERFHNAIYAGSQNGYIAEITLATRVRVQPFRRAQFRNLGRLAKSQAEHDRVVVAIMRGDKQGAAAAMRAHIELVRGEYEIYAVSV; encoded by the coding sequence ATGGCGCTTGACGATTTTCCGCCCGGGACGTTGCCGACAGAGCCGGTGGTGCCCCGTGTCGACCGGGCCTCGCCATCGGTACAGAAGGTCACGCGCGCCGAGGAGCTTCGCCTTCAACTCGCCGACGAAATCGTGCGCGGAGCTCTCGCTCCCGGCGCGCCCTTGGACGAGACCGACATCGCGCGCCGCTTCAGCGTCTCGCGCACGCCGGTGCGCGAAGCGCTGCGGCAGCTGGTCGCGAGCGGCCTTGTCGAAGCGCGGCCGCATCGCGGCGCGGTCGTCGCACAGCCCTCGATCGAGCGTCTGAAAAGCATGTTCGAGGCGATGGCGGAGCTGGAGGCGCTGTGCGCGGGCCTTGCCGCCGAGCGCATGTCCGCCGCCGAGCGTCATGGCCTGGAAGCCATTCATGAGGAGCTGCGCGTTCTCAGCTACGCCGGCAATCCCGATCGCTTCCATGAGGTCAACGAGCGCTTCCACAACGCGATCTATGCGGGCTCGCAGAACGGCTACATCGCCGAGATCACGCTGGCGACGCGCGTGCGCGTGCAGCCTTTCCGTCGCGCCCAGTTCCGCAATCTCGGCCGCCTTGCCAAGTCGCAGGCCGAGCATGACCGCGTCGTCGTCGCCATCATGCGCGGCGACAAGCAGGGCGCTGCCGCCGCCATGCGCGCCCATATCGAGCTGGTGCGCGGGGAGTACGAGATCTACGCGGTGTCGGTGTAG
- the hpxZ gene encoding oxalurate catabolism protein HpxZ, whose protein sequence is MEIDLPDVIAEVKAAFERYEQALVSNDVAVLGELFRNDPRTLRYGIGENLYGYEAISGFRAGRSPVGLNRRTARTVISSYGRDTAVASTLFYRDTAPGKVGRQMQTWIRFPEGWRVVAAHVSIIDESKET, encoded by the coding sequence ATGGAGATCGATCTCCCCGACGTGATCGCGGAAGTCAAAGCCGCGTTCGAGCGCTACGAGCAGGCTCTCGTCAGCAACGACGTCGCCGTGCTCGGCGAGCTGTTCCGCAACGATCCCCGCACGCTGCGCTACGGCATCGGTGAGAATCTCTACGGCTATGAGGCGATCTCCGGCTTCCGCGCCGGCCGTTCGCCTGTTGGCCTCAACCGCCGCACGGCCAGGACCGTGATCTCCAGCTACGGCCGCGACACGGCCGTCGCCTCCACCTTGTTCTATCGCGACACCGCTCCCGGCAAGGTCGGCCGGCAGATGCAGACCTGGATTCGCTTCCCGGAGGGCTGGCGCGTCGTCGCCGCCCATGTCAGCATCATCGACGAGTCGAAAGAGACCTGA